The Prosthecobacter vanneervenii sequence TGGCCACGAGTTCTTCACTGGCGGGCTGACTGGCGCGTCTTAAACGGCCAAGTGTGAGCACGAATGAGATTCCGCCCAGAATAAGTGTGCCCGCCGCAACGCTGATCCAGCTGAAGAGCATCATGCTTTGCCAATGGATGGGCTCAGGCATCGCTCTGGCTGACTCAAAGATCACTGGAGCGAGCTCCTCGGCAGGAGCCATGTCTGAAGGAATGATCTGCTCAAGTGCAGGCGTCGGTGCCTTCTGGAAGACGTATTCAATGCTCCAGCGGCTTTGCGGAAAGACTGGCATCAGAAGCACCACCAGCACCGGAAGCCAAAGCGCATGCCGCATTCGTGCGGTGAGCTGCCGACGAAGCACTGCCTGCGCCAGCAGCACCACAAGCGTGAGAATCGATGCACGAAAACTGGTGGCGAGCAGCCAGTCGAAGATGTTGGCAAGCGTGTTCATGGTGGATCAGGAGTTGAGAGACTGGTCGAGCAGCTTTTTGAGCTCCTTCACCTCCTCGGCGGTGAGCTTGCTGTTCTGGGCGAAGTGCACGAGCAGGGGCTTGGCCGCGCCGCCGAAGATGCGCTGCATGAAGGACTCGCTCTCGGCATGCACGCAGGCCTCGCGCTTCACGGCTGGCAGAAAGGTGCGGGTGCCGCTGGCATTTTCGGCAGTCTTGAGCGCCCCCTTTTCCACCAGCCGCGTGAGCAGGGTGCGGACGGTG is a genomic window containing:
- a CDS encoding BlaI/MecI/CopY family transcriptional regulator → MPDAPDISESEWSIMEVLWESSPKTASEVTKALRSSTNWAENTVRTLLTRLVEKGALKTAENASGTRTFLPAVKREACVHAESESFMQRIFGGAAKPLLVHFAQNSKLTAEEVKELKKLLDQSLNS